TGCTCGGGCTGGTGGGCATCGCCGTGCTGGGGATCGCGTGGTTCTCAGTCCGGCAGACCCAGAAGATCCGCGCAGCAGTACGCAGCGCCCAGGCGGCCGCCAGCGAGGCAGCGGCTTCCCCGCCCGCGCCGGAGATGGCCGCCCCGCAGCCGTCTGACGCTGGGGCGGCGATCCTGCCGGACGCCGCACCGCATCGGCCGCGGCCGCCGAGCCCCAATGGCGCGACGGAATATCCCGCAGAAGGATCGCGGCGTTCTAGCGGGTAGCCGATGGAAGGGGGGCTGGCCGCGCTCTTTCTCGCTGCCTTTCTCACCGGCTTGTCCGGCGCGGCATCGCCTGGCCCCATGCTGACATGGAATGTCGCGGCGGCGGCGCGTCACGGCGCGCTCGTCGGTCCGGTCCTCGTGCTCGGCCATGCCGCGGTTGAGCTGCCGCTCGTTCTTGCGCTCGGGCTCGGGCTTGCGGCTTTCGTCCGCGAGCCGACCGTCCTTGCCGGCTTGGGCCTGCTCGGCGCGGCGGTGCTGCTCTGGATGGCGGCAGGAACGCTGCGTGCTGTGCCTGCCCTGCCCGACCCGGCGGCGCTGCGCACGGCCGAGGCAGGCGGCCGACGCTTGAGGGGAGCCTTCGCGGCCGGCGCGCTTCTCTCGCTCGGCAATCCCTATTGGGCGCTCTGGTGGGCGACCGTCGGCGCCGGCTTGCTCGGGCAGGCGGTCGCCTTCGGCGCACTCGGGCTCGCCGTCTTCTTCGTCGGTCATATCCTGTCCGATTTCGGCTGGTACAGCCTCGTCTCGGTGGCGATGGCGCGCGGCGTCCGCCTGCTGAGCCGGCGTCTCTATCAGGGGGTGATGGCGGCGCTCGGCGTGGCGATGATCGTCCTCGCCGTCCTCTTCGGCGTCTCCGCTGTCATGAGCATCGCCGGGCGCTAGCTGCAGGGCCCGGCGCTGACAGCAGCGGTGGCGCGTTCTGCAGACACGCTCTTGCTCCCTGCGCGCCGAAGACGCGCGAACGCGCATGGCTGCTGTCCGGGCGGGGGCTTTTCACCGCGGCGGTCGGTTGTGCAATCGCTCTGGCCGCGTTCTGCCTGATGCAGTTCGCCTTCCCCGTTATCGCCGACGCGTTTGGCGTCTCGGCCTCGCACGTCAGCGGCATCGTCGTTACGCTGCTTCTCGCTGGCCGTCTCATTGCGGCCGCCTGGCCGTCGGCCTTTCTCGTGATGGCCCCCTGTGGCCTGCTTGCGATCGTCACTTCGCTCCGGATGGCCGCGGGCAACCGTCCGGAGCGGCCGCCCCCCTCGTCTGATGCCGATCGGCGCCGCGCTGCTCACGATCGCGCTCCTGCCGCGGGTGCTGCGGCGCGTTCCGAACGGCGAACAGCGCCTTCGTCTTGAGGAGCCTCCCGCTGACTATGCGCGGCTTTGCCCCGCGCATGGGCAGCCCACCTGTCAGCATGGTCACGCGCTCGGGTTCCCGTTACGACGGTCGTTGTCGCCGGATCGATTGCGACGGTGCCGACCTTCATCCCGCTCTTCGAGGAAGCGATGATCGCCACCGCGGCGGCGCCGGTCGAGCGCGAGGCTACTCCGGTCTAAAATCGGGGCGCGCATCGTGACAGTGCGACCCGCTGCTAGGTGCAGGCGATGCCGTATTCCCTCGCGACCGGGAGGTGAGGATGCCGCCGCGAATTGAGGTGCTGCGGACGCTCGAAGAGAAGGTTCGGCCTGAGCATACTGCCCTGCTTGTCATCGACATGCAGAACGACTTCTGCGCTCCCGACGGGCTTTCTGCCCGCGAGGGGGGGCGCGACGTCTCGGCGGCGCTTGCCATCGTCCCAGCGATCCGCCGCCTTGCGGATGGGCTGCGCGCGGCTGGGGGGCTCGTTGTCTGGGTGAAGTTCACTACCATTCCCGGCGGCCTCAGCCATTCTGGTCCCTGGATCGATGCGCGGTCGCGGGCAACCTTCGGCGTGCTCGACATGTGCGTTGCCGGCACCTGGGGCCACGACCTGCTGGAGGGACTGCAGCCGCATCCCGGCGATGTCGAAGTGCGCAAGCATCGCTATAGTGCCTTCACCGGCACCGACCTCGACATGATCCTGCGCGGCCATGGGATCAAGACGATCCTGCCGACCGGCACCTCGACCAACGCCTGCGTCGAGTCGACCCTGCGCGCCGGCTTCGAACTGGACTACTACGTGGTCGTTCCCGCCGACGCCTGCGCTTCCTGGAGCCGCGAACTCCATGAGGCGACGCTCGCCAACGTCCGCCATCGCTTCGGCGTGGTGACCACCGTCGACGAGCTGCTGCGGATCTGGGGCGTCGGCGCGCCGCACGCGACGCCGGCCGCGAGCTGACAGCACGCCTATAATCACTGCCTGTGAACGGGGACCCCCGGCGGCGGCTGGGCGGCTGGGTGACGGATCTCGCTGCGGTCGCGGCGCTGACCGCCTTTGCGCTCTGGGCGCTCGGCTTTCTCCTCGTCGACGACCTGTACATCTTCGCCGACAATCCGGGCACCTACATGCGGCTGTGGTGGCTGCTCGAGGTCGCGGGCCTCGGCGGTCTCCTCGGCTGGAACCCGTCGTGGTATGCCGGCTGGCCGGAATGGCAGTTCTATCCGCCCGGCTACGGCCTTGCGGGCCTCGCTCTCCAAGCCTTCACGCTTGGCCGCTTGAGCAGCGTCCAGATCTATCAGGCGCTGCTCTTTCTCGCTTATCTCCTGCCGGCGTTGATCGCCGCTCTTGCGCTCTCCCGTCTCGGCCTCGGCCGATGGGTCGGCCTCGCGGCGGGGTTCTTTCTCCTCGTCTTCACCGACCTCTACGGTGGGGTGGGCGGCGTGATGATCGGGATGCTTGGCGATCGGCCGGCGCTTGGGCTGGCGCCGCTCGCTTGGCTTCTTGGCGTCCGCCTCGCCGAGAGCCGGCGTCCTGCTCTGCCGCTCGCTGCCCTCGCCCTCACTGTGGCGGCGATCGTCCTGCTTCATCCCTTCCGGTTGCTGCTGCCGGTGCTTCTCGTCGCGCTCAGCATCTTGTTCGTTCCGCTCTGGCCGCGATGGCGGGCGCTGCTGCGGCTTGGGGCCGCTCTCGCCCTTGGCCTAGCACTGACGGGTTTCTGGCTGATTCCCTATTTCGCCCATAGCTGGCTGGCGACGCCGGTCCTGCGCGCGCCGCTCGAAACGCTGCCGTTCTGGCTTCTCGGCGGGCGGCTGCCGTTCTTCCTCATCTTCGCGGCGTGGGGCCTTGTCCGCGCGGCTGCTGCCCCGCCGCGCGAGCGCGGGCTTCTCCTCTCGCTCGCTGCCGCGCCGCCGATCATCCTCGGGTTTATGCTTTTCAACTGGCTGGTTCTCGTTGACCGGCTCGGCAGCGCCGCGCTCGACCCAATCCGGTTTATCGAAGATGTGTACCTTGCGGTGCTGCTCCTCGCGGCGGCGGGGTTCGTTGACCTGATCCGGCTCGCTTTTGTCCAAGCGGGCCGCGCCGGCGCGCGCTGGGGAGCCGCGGCGGCCAGTGTTGCCGCGGGGCTGCTGGTGTGGCTTGTCGTTCAGCCGTTTCCGCGCTGGCTGGAGTATTACCGGCCGGCGGCCGGCAGCGAGCCGCGCTTCCTCCGCGACGCGACCGCTGCCTACCGCCTGCAGGGGCTCTGGGACGCCCTGCGCGCCAACCCTGGCGGGCGGGTGCTGTTCACTTCGTCGGTCTTCCGCCTGCGTCAGACGGGGACAAGCGTGCCGACCTACCTGATGGCGCTCGCGCCGGCGCTTGCCGGCCGTGAGAGCATTGGCGGCACCTTCCAGCATTGGACGCCGGTCTCCACCTACTATTGGCACGGCGACAACCGGCCTCGAATGATGACGGAGCGCACCGACCTCAAGGATGACCAGACCCTCTTCGGTCTGCCGTGGCGGGCGATGGACGAGGCAGCGCTGCTCGCGGCGCTGCGGAAGCTGAATGTCACCGACGTCGTCGCCACGGAATACGACCTGTGGACCCGCACCTATCTCGACCGCTCGCCGGCGTTCGAGGTTGTCCTCGCTGACCCGCTCTACAACGTCTACCGCGTTACGGCGTATCAGCCGTCGCTCATCGAGAGCGACCGCGCCCGCGTTCGCGCCAGCGCCGAGAGCGGTATCGTGCGCTTACGGGTCGAGCAGGCTGAGCCGGGGGCGGAGGCGCTGCTGAAACAGACCTACTTTCCGCTCTGGACTGCCGAATCGCCTGCTGGTCCGGTCGACATGATGCCGGATGCGACCGGACTGACGCGTCTGCGTCTGCCGGCGGGAACAGACTACGAGGTGACGCTCCGCTACCTTCCGGGGCCCGCCGAGCGGATCGGGGTGACGGTGTCGCTCGCCGCGCTCGCCGTTGTCGGCGGGTTGGCTGCTGTCCATCTCCTCTCAGTTCGTGTCGGCCGGCCAGCGCCGGCGGTTGCGCGGCGCGTCGAAGGATGAGGCTGACCCCCGCCGTCCGGGCGCTCCTTGTTGTCATCCTGCTCGGCGCGGCTTTGCTGCGCTTCTGGGATTTCGGCACGACGCCTCCCGGGCTGCACTACGACGAGGCCTACAATGGGCTGGACGCGCTCGACGTTCTCGTCACCGGGCCGAAGCTGTTCTTTGAGGGGAACACGGGCCGCGAGCCGTCCCTGAACAACCTGCTCGCGCTCTCGGTTGCTGTTTTCGGGCGGGAGAGCTATGCGCTTCGGCTGCCGGCGGCGGCGCTTGGCCTGCTGACCGTTGCGGCAACGTTCGCTCTGGCGCGGACGATGTTCCGCCCGCTCGGGCCGGGGGCGGTCCGTGTCGCGCTGATCGCTGCCGCGCTGCTCGCCGTCTCCCACTGGCAGGTCGATATCAATCGGCTGTCGCTGCGCGTCAACACCATGCCGCTGGCGCTGGCAGTGGCATTCTTTCTCCTTTGGCGAGCGGCGCGCGGCCGGCCGCAGCGGCTGGGCGCATGGCTGGCGGCGGGCGCTGCCTTTGGGCTCGTCGGCTACACCTACATCAGCGCGCGCATTCTCCCCGCGTTCGCGGCGGCGCTCGGCGCGGCCGAGGCGCTGCTGCGCCCGCGCGACCCGGCCTGGCCGTCCGCCGGCAAGACGCTCGTCGGCTGGCTGCGCAGTTGGCGCTTCTGGCCGTGGCTCGGCGCTGCGGCTGCTGTTGTTGCGCCGCTCGCGATCTTTTACGCGCTCCATCCCGACCTCTTCCTCGGCCGGGCAACCTATGTCTCGGCGCTTGGCCCCTCCGGCGGCAGCGACCGGCTGGCAGCGCTGGGGGAATCTCTCCTCTACAACCTCGCGATGTTCGGCCATGAGGGAGATTGGAATTGGCGCCATAATCTGCCGGGCAAGCCGGTGTTCGCGCCGCCGCTCTATGCGCTTTTTCTCCTCGGCGTCGCCGTCAGCCTCTTCCGCCTGCGGCAGGGACCGTATCTCCTCCTACTTGTCTGGACGGCGGCGATGCTGCTGCCGGGCATTGTCGCCACCGACGAATACCCCCACTACACGCGGGTGATGGGGATCGTCCCGGCGGTCTTTCTCTTTCCTGCGCTCGGGGCCGAAGCGATCATCCAAGGAGCGGCGCGTCTGCTGCGGCGGCCGGCGACAAGCGCGCTCGCGGCGGCGCCGTTTCTCGTCCTCGCCGCCTGGAACGGCGCCGCCACCGCGCACGACTACTTCGCGATCTGGCGGCACGAGGACGACGTCTATTACGCCTTTCACGCCGAGGCAGCGGATGCGGCGCGGCTGATGAACCGGCTCGGCGACGACCCGGACCGCGTCTTCCTGCTGCCCTACAACTTCCGGCTCGCGCCTGACTTCCGAGCGCGGACAGTCGATTTCCTGTACACCGGCCGCGCGCCGTACCACTTCGTTCGGGTTGAGGAGGCGTCGTTGCCGGCCGGGCTGCCGGGCCTTGTGGGGACGGCCCGCGAGGCAGTGCTGTTCCACTGGAAAGGCGGCGACCTCGGCGATGCCGATCCGAAGGGGCTGACGGCCTTTCTGCTGGCGCGCGGCGGGAAGAAGGTCGCGGAAGAGGAGCACCCCGGCTTCTCCGTGCGCCGCTTCCAGATCGACCGGCCCTTACCCGCTGCCCTCTTCGCAGGGGAGCGGCCGAGCGAGGCACGCTTCGGCGACTGGCTGGCGCTGCGGGGCTGGGCGGCGGGCTCGGAGCCGAGCGATGGCAGCCTGTGGGCCGTTTTCCGATGGGAGACGCTGGCGCGTCCGCCGGGCGACTTCAGTTTCTCGCTCCAAGTGACCGCTCCGGACGGCACACCCTACGCTCAGGCCGATGGGCCGCTGCTCTCGAACGATCTCTTTCCGACCTCGCGGTGGCGGCCGGGGCTGCCCGCCGCAACCTATGTCACGCTCGACGGCCGCCCGCATCCGCCGCCCGGCGAATATCGCCTGCGGCTGGTTGTGTATGAACTGGCGACAGGCCGCGTTGTCGGCGCCGTCGACCCGCTCGGCACGCTTGCTGGTCCGTAAGCGCTGAGCGCGAGCCGGGACTTGCGCGTCCAGTTCCATGATGCGCGGGAGAAAGCAGGTCTGCGCGCTCGGCTGTCGCCCCAGAGGGGTATTGATCCCGCGGCATCTCGCGGTGACCTGTGCCGACCATTTGGTTCAGTAAACGAACTCTCTGATTGATTTTATGATATACTGCATTTGTGATAACGCGGGGGGCGAAGGTAAACCGTCGAGCGGCTGTCGCCTGCCTTGTCGTCCTGCCGCTGGCGTGCGGCGCTCCCTCCCGCACGGCAGCGCGCGAGCAGCGGCTTGCGGCCATCAGGGCGGACTTGGAGAACACCCTTCGCCGGATAGAGGCCCTCGAGGCCGAACTGCAGGAGCGGGGGCACAGCCTCGACGTCTCCCAGGACCAGATCAACGTCTATCGCGCCCGGATCGCCGACCTCGAATCCCGCTATCCTCGGGGCATCCCGTCCAGTCTCTACGCGGCCTACGTCGCGGATGTCGAGCAGCACAACGCGCTTGTCCGGTGGCACAATCAGGCCGTCCGAGAGTACGACGCCCGCTACGCGACCTACGCCGAGCTTGTCGCGTACTACAACGCTCGGGTTGAGGAGCACAACGCCATCGTGCGCGAGCTGAATGCTCCCGCCTCGAGAGGGCAAGGCGGTCCCGCTGTTCTCCCGCCGCTCTCTCGCCGGCGGTTCCGACGCTAAGCGGAGACTAGCGTGGAGTCGGCCCGCGCGCTGTTCTCTTGGGGGAAGAAGCTCGCTCTGCCTTAGCGGAGCAGCCCTTTGCTCCGCAGCCACGCTGCGGCGGCGTCCTTCGGCTCACGCCGGTCGACGCCCACCTGACGGTTCAGCTGGGTGAGTTCCTCGGTCGTCAGCTTCGCCGTGACATCGTTGACCAGCTTTTTGAACTGGTCTTGGTTCGGCGTTTTGGTCAGGAAGTCATTGCGAACGACCGGAACGAGGTTGTCCGCCGGCTGCAGCTTCTTGTCGTCGTTCAGCAGGACGAAGCCTTTGGCGGCGATCACCGCATCGGTCGTGAAGAGGACGGCGACGTCGATCTGGTTGCCCTCGAGCGCAGCGACAGTGAGCGGCCCGCCGACATCGAGCGGTTTGAACTCCCGGAAGCTGAGGCCGTAGACGCGCTGAAGCCCTTGGAGGCAGAGCGGGCGGTCCGGACACTCCGGAGGCCCCCCGAGGACCATCTGATTGTTCAGCTTCGCGAGGTCGCTGATGTTGCGGAGGTTATGGCGATCCGCGTAGGCCTTGGTGACGACGAAGCCATTCGAGTTGATCGCTTGGGCATATTGGAGCGCCGTGATGTTCCTGCCGCGCAGCGCCTCTTGGAGCGTGGCGTAGGTCTGGGCGGCGTCGGGGGTCCCTTTCGCAGGGTCCTTCGTCAGGTAGATGACGTAGGTCGCCAAGTACTCGGGATACATGTCGATCTGGCCGGACTCCAGCGCGGGGGCGACGATCTCCCGCGAGCCGAGCTTGTAGCGCCGCTCAACTTTGTAGCCGGCCTGTTCGAGCACAAGGGCATACAGTTCGGCAACGATCTCTTGCTCAGTGAAGTTCGTGGAGCCGATCCGGATTGTGGGGAATGCTTGCCCGCCCGCTGTGCTGGGCCCAGTCCCTCCGGTCTGGGCTGGCTGGCAGGCCGCCGCCGCAAGGATCAGAGTGGCAAGGAGCGCTGGGAAGATGCGGATCACGTAAACCCTCCCGGCCACCGCCCGGCGGTGGCCTGCTTGTTACTGCCGGGCCCTTCCGGCCCGACACCCGGGGCGCTTGCCGACAGTGCCGGCACGTTGGGGAGATCGTACTCGGGGCGGGCAATCCTGCCCAATTTCACCGTGCGCCGCTGACATTTACCTGGGTCCATCGCTCCCGTTCCAGCCGCAGCCCCGGGGAGATCAGGACGCGCTCGAGGGCAGAAAAGGCGAGCTCGGTTCCGATCGACAGCAGCGCGACGAGGATCGCCCCCGCCAGCAAGCGCGGCGTATCTTGGCGCGCCAAGCCGTCGACGATATACCGTCCCAATCCGCCGCCGGCGACGAGCGCGCCGAGGGTCGCTGTCGCGACCACGGTGACCGTGGCGTTGCGGATGCCGCCGAGGATGAGGGGGAGCGCGATCGGGATCTCGATCTTGCGCAGCACGTCGAGCTCGCGCATGCCCATTCCGCGCGCTGCCTCGACAAGATCGGGGTCGACGCTGCGGATCGCGGCGTAGGTGTTGATCAGCACGAGGGGGATCGCCAAGGGGACGAGAGCGATGACCGTTGGCCAAAAGCCAAGCCCGAGATTCAGCGCGAACGAGATCGGAAGCGCGAAGGCGAGGAAGGCGAGCGACGGCAGCGCGCGCCCAATGTTCATGACGCTCACGGTTGCCAACGCTCCGCGGTTGGTATGGCCGATGAACAGGCCGAGGGGCAGGGCGACGAACACAGCGATGCCGACCGAGACGGCCGAGATCCAGAGATGCTCCGCGATACGGGTCGGGATGCCGTCGCTTCCCTGCCAATGAGCGGGCGTCGTGAACCACGCAATCAGTGCTTCGAGCAGCGTCATCGCTTCACCGCCGTCCACGGCGCGGTCAGCCGCTGCACGCCGACGAGCAGAATGTCTGCGGCGATGGCGAGCGCGATCGAAAGCACCGCGCCGACCACGAGGGGGGTGTAGAAAAACCGCTGGATGCCCAGCAGAATGAACTGCCCGAGGCCTCCTTGCCCGATCAGCGCGGTGACGGTCACGAGGCCAATCGTCGTCACCGTCGCGACGCGAAGACCGGCGATGATGACCGGCAGCGCTAAGGGCAGTTCGATCCGAAGCAGAAGCTGGCGCGCGGTGTATCCCATGCCGATCGCCGCTTCGCGCGCGTCAGCGGGAACGCTCTGGAGCCCGCCGACGATGTTGCGGGTCAGGATGAGCAAGGTGTACGAGATAAGGCCGATCTCGGCGGTCAGGATGGAAAGCCCCGTGAAGGGGATGAGCAGCGCGAACAGCGCCAAGCTGGGAATCGTATAGAGAACGCCCGTCACCGCCGTGATGGGCAAGTAGAGCCGGCTGTTCCAGCGGATCAGCAGGCTGAGGGCGAACGAGATCACAAATCCGACGCCGACGGCGATGACCGTCAGCACGATGTGCTCCCACAGACGCTCGGCGATCAGGGAGAGGTTGTTCCCGATCCATTCGAAGCGGACGAGCGGCTCGCCTTGGATCGTCATGGCGCAGTGGCCGCGGCCGGCTGGAGCGCGCCGGCGATCATGTCGAGCGTCACTACCCCGATCGGGGCGCCTGCGTCGTTGTGCACGACAGCGGCGCGCTCCGGGGCGAGCAGGAGCGTAGCGAGCGCGTCGCGGACATTCATCGACCCGCTCAGGGTTGTCCCGCCTGCCACCGGCGCGACGGGGGCGAGGGGCAGGTCGATGACGCGCATCACCGCCAGCCGCTTGAGCGCCCGGTCGCCGCCGACGAAGCGCGCCACATACTCGTTCGCAGGACGCATCAGCAGTTCGGCAGGCGGACTGTACTGCGCGATCGTCCCATTCTGCTGGAACACGGCGACCCGCGACCCGAGTTTGATCGCTTCGTCGATATCGTGGGTCACGAAGAGGACGGTCAAGCCTAGGCGGCGCTGCAGATCGAGAAACTCGTTCTGGAGCCGTTCGCGAACGATCGGGTCGACGGCACCGAACGGTTCGTCCATCAGCATGAGCGGCGGCTCGATGGCCATCGCTCGCGCAACGCCGATCCGCTGCCGTTCGCCGCCGGAGAGCTGGGAAGGGTAGCGGTTGCGGTAGCGATCAGGGTCGAGGCCCACAAGCGCGATCAGCTCATCGACCCGGGCGCGGATTTTCGCTTTGGGCCAGCCGACAAGCTCGGGGACAGTCGCGATATTCTCGGCGATCGTGCGGTGCGGAAAGAGCCCGACCTGCTGAATGACATAGCCGATCCGCCGGCGGAGCGTGACCGGGTCAACGGTCATGACATCGACCCCGTCGATCAGGATTGTTCCGCTCGTCGGCTCGATCAAGCGGTTGACCATCTTGAGCGAGGTGGTCTTACCGCAGCCGCTCGGCCCAACGAAGACACAGATTTCGCCGGGCTGAATAGTGAGCGTGAGGTCGCGCACCGCGGCAACGGTGCGGCCGTCGGCTGCGCGCTCATAGTGTTTGGTCACGCGGCGGAACTCGACGGTCGCGCCGCCGCCATTCCGTCGGGGAGGCTCGGAGAGTTTCATCGTGTGTCTTCCTGCCCCTGCGATCCTACTAAGCGGCCTCGTCTGACAGCAAATGGGCGGCGCCGGAGGCGGGGCGGGTCGAGGAGGACGGCGTCACCCGTTGACCGCGTTCGCAGCTGGAGCGTACATTCCTCCCAACTTCTGCCGGCATTGCCGGCGCGTGGGAAACGAGGATGTACATCGCTTCGCCTCCCTACTGGGAAGAATTTGAGGTCGGGCAAACTTTTACCACTCCGCGGCGCACGGTCACCGAAGCCGACCTGATGTTCTTTTCAGCGTGGTCGTGGGATCATCATCCCCTCCACACCGATCAAGTGTTCGCCGAACAGTCGATGTTCCACCAGCGCATCCTGCACGGCCAAGCGGGCTACGCTATTGCCAGCGGGCTGGCGATGCAGACGGGGCTGCACCGCACGACGGCGCTCGCCCTGTTAGGCATCACGTGGAATTACCGGGCAGCGATCTTCATCGGCGATACGCTCACCGTCACGGAGACTGTCGTTGAGAAGCGCGAGACGAAGAAACCAGATCGGGGCATCATCGTGATGCAGGTCGACCTTCGCAACCAGCATGACGAAGTGGTCCAAGAAGGAAGATGGACCTTCCTCTACGCGCGTCGCCCTGCGGAGTAGCGCGATGCCGGCGCTGCAGATGCTCATTCACGACCCCTTGCGCTGGCGTGCCGCCGCTCAGCCGCATCATCCTGCCGTTCGGACCGCTGAGCGGACGGTCTCCTACCGCGATCTCGACCGGCGCTCTACCCGGCTGGCGAATGCCCTCATCGGAGCCGGCGTTCGGCCGGGCGACCGGGTTGCGCTGCTTGACCAGAACTCGGTCGAGTTTCTCGAGGCGACCTACGCGATCTCCAAAGCGGGGGCGGTCAGCGTGCCGCTCGGCTATCGCTTGACCGAACGGGAGCTGGCGACAATTGTCGATCATGCCGGCGTCTCGTTCGCGATCGTTGCGCCGGAATATCGGGATCTGCTGGCTGCAGCAGCAGTGGGGACCGCCCTCAGCCCAGATCGCCTGCTTGTACTCGGCGAGGGCGGCAGCTACGAAGCGGCGATTGCCGCGGCGTCTGAGGCAAGCCCTGAAATCCGGGTTTCCGACGACGCTCCCTACGCTTTTCTCTATACCTCAGGAACGACGGGAGCGCCCAAAGGCGTCGTCCAAGCGCATCGCGGCCGCGCTGTTCACCAATGCCTCGCTGCTGCCGAATTCGATATCCGGCGCGACGACTGCGTCCTTGCAGCGGCGCCCCTATACAACAGCGGCCCGATCTTCTGGGCGCTGACCACGCTGTCCGCAGGCGCGACGGTCGGCCTGGTGCGCCGCTTCGACGCGGAGCGGCTCGACGCTGACCTGCAGACGCTCGGCGTCACCTATGTCCCGCTGATGCCAACGCTCTTCAATCGCTGGATCGACGCGGGCGAAGCGGCGGGCAGCTGGAGCCAGCCGCTGCCGAGGGTGCGCATGCTGCTCACCGCCGGCGAGCCGCTCCTCGCACCTACCCGCGAGCGGCTGTTTGCCCGCTTCCCCGCCGCCGGCCTCGTTGAACATTACGGCTCGACCGAGCTCGGGGTTGTGCTCCTGATGCGGCCGGAAGATCATCGGCGCAAACCCGGCTCGGTCGGGCGGCCGTTCTTCGGGCAGGAAGTGAGCTTGCGCGACGATCATCGTCGCGAAGTGGCAACAGGCGAGGTTGGCGAGTTGTGGGCGCGCGGCACCGCCCAGATGGTGGGCTACTATCGTCAGCCCGAGGCGACTTCTGAAATCCAAGATGGCGATTGGATGGCGTCTGGCGACCTCGCCGTGCGGGACGAAGAGGGGTACCACTACATCGTCGGGCGCAAGAAAGACACGATCAAGACTGGAGGAGCAACCGTCTATCCGGCGGAAATCGAGGCAGTGTTGCTCGCTCATCCGCACGTGCGCGAGGCTGCCGTCGTCGGGATCCCTGATGAGCAATGGGGCGAGTTGGTGGTTGCGGCGGTTGTCCCGGCGCCCGGGAGCCGCGTGGACGAAGCCGAGCTGATCGCCTTCGCGAGCAGCCAGCTCGCCACCTATAAGCGCCCACGCGCCATCTACTTCGTCGATGCGCTGCCGAAAAGCGCCGCGGGCAAGGCGCTGAAGCGCGAACTCCGAGCAGAACTGGCGGAGCGTCATCGCCAGCGAATGACATGATGCCCGGCGGAGCGCAAGAAAGGATCGACCGTGACGACGCGTTCTCATCTCGCTCTCACCGAACGGCTCGCGGCGTTCCCGTTCAATCCGTTCCGCGGATCAGGTCAAGGGGTCCGCGGCCAGTTTTCTGACCGCTTTGCGCGCGTTCAGTTCGCTTCTGCCGATGGGCTGCCGCTCGTCGGCCGATTGGCGCTCCACCGCGACGGCATAGCCCGGCCGGCGCTCATCCTCGGGCACGGGGTTTGGGCGTCGAAAGAGCTGGACGCGATCGTTGACCTCGCCGAGTTTTTCTTCGCCAACGGCTGGCACG
Above is a genomic segment from Dehalococcoidia bacterium containing:
- a CDS encoding AMP-binding protein, translating into MPALQMLIHDPLRWRAAAQPHHPAVRTAERTVSYRDLDRRSTRLANALIGAGVRPGDRVALLDQNSVEFLEATYAISKAGAVSVPLGYRLTERELATIVDHAGVSFAIVAPEYRDLLAAAAVGTALSPDRLLVLGEGGSYEAAIAAASEASPEIRVSDDAPYAFLYTSGTTGAPKGVVQAHRGRAVHQCLAAAEFDIRRDDCVLAAAPLYNSGPIFWALTTLSAGATVGLVRRFDAERLDADLQTLGVTYVPLMPTLFNRWIDAGEAAGSWSQPLPRVRMLLTAGEPLLAPTRERLFARFPAAGLVEHYGSTELGVVLLMRPEDHRRKPGSVGRPFFGQEVSLRDDHRREVATGEVGELWARGTAQMVGYYRQPEATSEIQDGDWMASGDLAVRDEEGYHYIVGRKKDTIKTGGATVYPAEIEAVLLAHPHVREAAVVGIPDEQWGELVVAAVVPAPGSRVDEAELIAFASSQLATYKRPRAIYFVDALPKSAAGKALKRELRAELAERHRQRMT